The following proteins come from a genomic window of Cronobacter muytjensii ATCC 51329:
- a CDS encoding multidrug ABC transporter permease/ATP-binding protein has translation MELLRLVWRQYRWPFSLVLLLSLASAALGIGLIAFINQRLIATVDLNASVLPEFLGLLVLLMAVTLGSQLALTMLGHHFVYRLRSEFIKRIMDTPVEQIEKLGSATLLAGLTSDVRNITVAFVRLPELVQGVILTLGSAAYLGWLSGKMLLVTALWIAVTLWTGYLLVQRVYKHLATLREVEDSLYDDFQTVLEGRKELSLNRERAAYIFDKIYKPDAARYRQHIIRADTFHLSAVNWSNIMMLGVIGLVFWMSNGLGWADTTVAATYSLALLFLRTPLLSAMGALPTLLAAQVAFNKLKQFQLAPYAPAFSRPERNARWQTLELRDVTFTYHDGSFSVGPINLTLHRGELLFLIGGNGSGKSTLAMLLTGLYTPATGEILLDGKPLGAEDMDAYRQHFSAVFTDVWLFDKLLGPDGEEADPALVETWLNRLKMVNKLTLENGKILNLKLSKGQKKRVALLLALAEGRDIILLDEWAADQDPHFRREFYQALLPLMKEMGKTVFAISHDDHYFIHADRLLEMRQGVLSELTGEERQLASRDVLARTGS, from the coding sequence ATGGAACTTCTGCGCCTCGTCTGGCGCCAGTATCGCTGGCCCTTTTCTCTGGTGCTCCTGCTGAGCCTCGCCAGTGCGGCGCTCGGCATCGGGCTTATCGCCTTTATTAATCAGCGTCTGATTGCAACTGTCGATTTAAACGCCTCGGTGTTGCCGGAATTTCTCGGTCTGCTGGTGCTGCTGATGGCGGTCACGCTCGGCTCCCAGCTGGCGCTCACCATGCTTGGCCACCACTTTGTCTACCGGCTGCGCAGCGAATTTATCAAACGCATTATGGATACGCCGGTCGAGCAGATCGAAAAGCTCGGCAGCGCCACGCTGCTGGCGGGGCTTACCAGCGACGTGCGCAATATCACCGTCGCGTTTGTACGCCTGCCGGAGCTGGTGCAGGGCGTCATTTTAACGCTCGGCAGCGCTGCCTATCTCGGCTGGTTATCCGGCAAAATGCTGCTGGTGACCGCGCTGTGGATTGCCGTCACGCTCTGGACAGGCTACCTGCTGGTGCAGCGCGTCTATAAACATCTCGCCACGCTTCGCGAGGTGGAAGACAGCCTGTATGACGATTTCCAGACCGTACTGGAGGGGCGCAAAGAGCTTTCGCTTAACCGCGAGCGCGCGGCCTATATCTTCGACAAAATCTATAAGCCGGATGCGGCGCGCTACCGTCAGCACATTATCCGCGCCGATACGTTCCATCTGAGCGCGGTTAACTGGTCGAATATCATGATGCTGGGCGTGATTGGCCTGGTGTTCTGGATGTCAAACGGCCTCGGCTGGGCCGATACCACGGTCGCGGCTACCTATTCGCTGGCGCTGCTGTTTCTGCGCACGCCGCTGCTCTCGGCGATGGGCGCGCTGCCGACGCTGCTCGCAGCCCAGGTGGCGTTCAATAAGCTCAAACAGTTTCAGCTCGCGCCGTACGCCCCGGCGTTCAGCCGTCCTGAGCGCAACGCTCGCTGGCAGACGCTGGAGTTGCGTGACGTCACGTTTACCTACCACGACGGCAGCTTCAGCGTCGGGCCGATTAACCTTACCCTTCATCGTGGCGAACTGCTGTTCCTGATTGGCGGCAACGGGAGCGGCAAATCGACGCTCGCAATGCTGCTGACCGGCCTGTATACACCGGCTACGGGCGAGATCCTGCTGGATGGCAAACCGCTCGGCGCAGAGGACATGGACGCGTACCGACAGCACTTCTCGGCGGTATTCACCGATGTCTGGCTGTTTGACAAACTGCTCGGCCCAGACGGCGAAGAGGCTGATCCGGCGCTTGTGGAAACCTGGCTGAACCGCCTGAAAATGGTCAATAAACTGACGCTTGAGAACGGCAAAATCCTCAACCTGAAGCTCTCGAAAGGGCAGAAAAAGCGCGTGGCGCTGCTGCTGGCGCTGGCGGAAGGGCGTGACATCATTCTGCTGGATGAATGGGCCGCCGACCAGGACCCGCATTTCCGCCGCGAGTTTTATCAGGCATTGCTGCCGCTGATGAAAGAGATGGGCAAAACCGTCTTCGCCATCAGCCATGACGATCACTACTTCATCCATGCCGACCGCCTGCTGGAGATGCGCCAGGGCGTCCTTTCGGAGCTCACCGGCGAAGAGCGCCAGCTTGCGAGCCGCGACGTGCTGGCGCGCACCGGCAGCTAA
- a CDS encoding SulP family inorganic anion transporter — translation MSDTQNTARAIPELSVAHVLRTPRLLMRETLAGILTALALIPEVISFSVIAGVDPKVSLVASIVLCFSMSILGGRPAMVTAAAGSVALVIGPMVHQHGVGYILPALVLGGIIQILFGLFGLARMMRYIPRSVMTGFVNALGILIFMAQVPHVWGQNQMVWLLFAATLAIVLLLPRITKSVPSPLVAIVAVTVIAWACGLTPPTVGDEGPMTPGLPGFTPLLVPLNLETLSIIWPCALSIAFVGLMESLLTARLVDDITDTPSSKRRECWGLGVANILSGFYGGIGGCAMIGQTVVNVELGRARSRFSTLAAALVLLLMVTGLSAVMAQIPMVVLAGIMMVVAAKTLNWHSIAPATLKRMPVSETLVMVVTVIATVWTGNLAIGVAGGVLFAMMLFARRVAHVVRAEREVIDNGAAVRYRVRGPLFFASSNDLYEHFRYAVDPARVIIDLTHAQIWDASTVAALDAIETHYQRYNAKVEIEGLDLRSHDFHQRLSGKL, via the coding sequence ATGTCTGATACTCAAAACACGGCTCGGGCTATCCCTGAGCTCTCTGTGGCGCATGTGCTGCGCACGCCGCGCCTGCTGATGCGCGAAACGCTGGCGGGCATCCTGACTGCGCTGGCGCTGATCCCGGAGGTTATCTCCTTCTCGGTGATTGCGGGCGTCGACCCAAAAGTGAGCCTGGTGGCCTCCATTGTCCTGTGCTTTAGCATGTCGATTCTCGGCGGCCGTCCGGCAATGGTAACGGCTGCCGCAGGCTCGGTGGCGTTGGTCATCGGCCCGATGGTGCATCAACACGGCGTCGGCTACATTCTGCCCGCGCTGGTGCTGGGCGGGATTATCCAGATCCTGTTCGGACTTTTCGGCCTTGCGCGCATGATGCGCTATATCCCCCGCTCAGTGATGACCGGTTTCGTCAACGCGCTCGGTATCCTGATTTTTATGGCGCAGGTGCCGCACGTCTGGGGGCAGAATCAGATGGTATGGCTGCTGTTCGCCGCGACGCTCGCCATCGTGCTGCTGCTGCCGCGCATCACCAAAAGCGTGCCGTCGCCGCTGGTGGCGATTGTCGCGGTGACGGTTATCGCCTGGGCCTGCGGCCTGACCCCGCCGACAGTTGGCGACGAAGGCCCGATGACGCCGGGCCTGCCGGGCTTCACGCCATTGCTGGTGCCGCTCAATCTGGAGACGCTGAGCATCATCTGGCCCTGCGCGCTGAGTATCGCGTTCGTCGGGCTAATGGAATCGCTGCTGACCGCGCGTCTGGTGGATGACATCACCGATACGCCATCAAGCAAGCGCCGCGAATGCTGGGGGCTTGGCGTCGCCAATATTCTGAGCGGGTTTTATGGCGGCATCGGCGGCTGCGCGATGATCGGCCAGACGGTGGTAAACGTGGAACTGGGCCGCGCCCGATCGCGCTTTTCTACCCTCGCCGCCGCGCTGGTGCTGTTGCTGATGGTGACGGGGCTGAGCGCCGTGATGGCGCAAATCCCGATGGTTGTGCTGGCAGGCATTATGATGGTGGTCGCGGCTAAAACCCTCAACTGGCACAGCATTGCGCCGGCGACCCTGAAGCGGATGCCGGTGTCGGAAACGCTGGTGATGGTGGTGACCGTTATCGCCACCGTCTGGACCGGCAACCTCGCCATTGGCGTTGCGGGCGGCGTGTTGTTCGCCATGATGCTGTTCGCCCGTCGCGTTGCCCACGTGGTCCGTGCCGAGCGCGAGGTTATCGATAACGGAGCGGCGGTGCGCTACCGCGTGCGCGGCCCCCTCTTTTTCGCCAGCAGCAACGACCTTTACGAGCATTTCCGCTACGCTGTGGATCCGGCGCGGGTGATTATCGATTTAACCCACGCGCAAATCTGGGACGCCTCGACCGTCGCCGCGCTGGACGCCATCGAAACGCACTATCAGCGCTATAACGCGAAAGTGGAGATTGAAGGGCTGGATCTGCGCAGCCACGACTTCCACCAGCGGCTGAGCGGCAAGCTGTGA
- the norR gene encoding nitric oxide reductase transcriptional regulator NorR, with protein MTLSAHALAALAVDIQNGLPGRDRFNRMIASIHHLLRCDATALLRYENRQFRPLATAGLAPDVMGRRFSLAAHPRLEAIARAGDVVRFPADSDLPDPYDGLIPERQELHVHACVGMPLFSGQTLIGALTLDGMCATQFDAYSDDELRGVASLAGSALHNALLMEQLEKTAAPFSRALERVQPDEQLEMIGESDPMQQLKKEITLVAPSDLNVLVLGETGVGKELVARELHARSARAASPLVYVNCAALPESVAESELFGHVKGAFTGAIHDRRGKFELADNGTLFLDEVGELPLTLQAKLLRALQYGDVQRVGEDKLLRVDVRIVAATNRSLREAVAQGGFRADLYHRLSVFPLHVPPLRERGDDILLLAGFFCEKCRVKFGLNRVALSPQANAWLMAQRWPGNIRELEHALYRAIIVAQAESRGPELLLLPHHFAPGDAVPSPVAATHAATPQVENLQHATRQFQRDYIRRALHLAGHNWAACARLLEMDPGNLHRLARKLGLK; from the coding sequence ATGACGCTATCCGCACATGCGCTCGCCGCGCTGGCCGTCGACATACAAAACGGGCTGCCGGGCCGCGACCGCTTTAACCGTATGATCGCCAGCATTCATCACCTGCTGCGCTGCGACGCCACCGCCCTGCTGCGCTATGAAAACCGGCAGTTTCGCCCGCTGGCGACAGCGGGCCTCGCGCCGGATGTGATGGGCCGCCGTTTCAGCCTGGCGGCGCATCCGCGCCTTGAAGCCATCGCCCGCGCCGGCGACGTGGTGCGCTTTCCTGCCGACAGCGACCTGCCGGACCCTTACGACGGGCTGATCCCGGAGCGCCAGGAGCTGCACGTGCACGCCTGCGTCGGGATGCCGCTGTTCTCCGGGCAGACGCTCATCGGCGCGCTGACGCTCGACGGCATGTGCGCCACGCAGTTTGACGCCTACAGCGATGACGAGCTGCGCGGCGTCGCGAGCCTTGCGGGCAGCGCGCTGCATAACGCGCTATTAATGGAGCAACTTGAGAAAACCGCCGCGCCCTTCAGCCGGGCGTTAGAACGCGTACAGCCAGACGAGCAACTGGAGATGATTGGCGAATCGGACCCGATGCAACAGCTCAAAAAGGAGATAACGCTGGTGGCGCCGTCGGATCTCAACGTGCTGGTTCTCGGCGAAACCGGCGTCGGCAAAGAACTGGTGGCGCGCGAGCTGCACGCGAGGTCGGCCCGGGCCGCGAGCCCGCTGGTCTACGTCAACTGCGCCGCCCTGCCGGAAAGCGTGGCGGAAAGCGAGCTGTTCGGCCACGTAAAGGGCGCGTTCACCGGTGCCATCCACGACCGGCGCGGCAAATTTGAGCTTGCCGACAACGGCACGTTGTTTCTCGATGAAGTGGGCGAACTGCCGCTGACGCTTCAGGCGAAGCTGCTGCGGGCGTTGCAATACGGCGACGTGCAGCGCGTCGGGGAAGATAAACTGTTGCGGGTGGATGTACGCATCGTCGCCGCCACCAACCGCTCTCTGCGCGAGGCCGTCGCGCAGGGCGGCTTTCGCGCCGATCTCTACCATCGCCTGAGCGTCTTTCCGCTACATGTGCCGCCGCTTCGCGAGCGTGGCGATGACATTCTGCTGCTGGCGGGGTTTTTCTGTGAAAAATGCCGGGTGAAATTCGGCCTGAATCGCGTCGCGCTAAGCCCGCAGGCGAACGCGTGGCTGATGGCGCAGCGCTGGCCTGGCAATATTCGCGAACTCGAACATGCGCTCTATCGGGCGATTATTGTGGCGCAGGCAGAGAGCCGCGGCCCGGAGCTGCTGCTGCTGCCGCACCACTTCGCTCCTGGCGACGCCGTGCCCTCGCCTGTCGCGGCCACGCACGCCGCCACGCCGCAGGTCGAAAACCTCCAGCACGCCACACGTCAGTTTCAGCGCGACTATATCCGGCGCGCGTTGCACCTCGCCGGGCATAACTGGGCGGCCTGCGCGCGGCTACTGGAGATGGACCCCGGCAACCTCCACCGGCTCGCGCGTAAGCTCGGCCTGAAATAG